One genomic segment of Intestinimonas butyriciproducens includes these proteins:
- the rsgA gene encoding ribosome small subunit-dependent GTPase A, with translation MDEGIILKALSGFYYVYDGTGDLVTCRARGKFRHQKITPLVGDRVRFTRLSGSEGALDEIFPRKNQFQRPAVANIDQLVIVVSGAIPITDPFLIDRVAAIADNKEGCESLICINKCDLDAADMLYQIYTAAGFHTLRVSAETGEGIQELSAAIAGKVSAFTGNSGVGKSSILNALDSDFHLQVGEVSEKLGRGRHTTRHVELYRLRNGAIVADTPGFSSFDTERMESLRKESLAHAFREFRPYLGMCRYAGCAHVKEKDCAILQALSEGKIPPSRHESYVRLYEQAREIKDWERVTKP, from the coding sequence ATGGATGAGGGAATCATTTTAAAAGCGCTCAGCGGCTTCTACTATGTCTACGACGGCACAGGGGACTTGGTGACCTGCCGCGCGAGGGGAAAATTCCGTCACCAGAAGATCACGCCCCTGGTGGGAGACCGGGTGAGATTCACCCGGCTCTCCGGGAGCGAGGGTGCTCTGGATGAGATATTTCCCAGGAAAAACCAGTTCCAACGTCCAGCAGTTGCCAACATCGACCAGCTGGTGATTGTGGTCTCCGGTGCCATACCCATCACCGATCCCTTTCTAATTGACCGTGTGGCGGCGATCGCAGACAACAAAGAGGGCTGTGAAAGTCTCATCTGTATCAATAAGTGTGATTTGGATGCGGCCGACATGCTCTATCAGATCTATACCGCGGCTGGGTTCCACACTCTGCGGGTCAGTGCTGAGACAGGAGAGGGCATCCAGGAGCTTTCTGCTGCAATCGCAGGAAAGGTTTCTGCCTTTACAGGAAATTCGGGCGTTGGGAAGTCCAGCATTCTGAACGCGCTGGACTCAGATTTTCACCTCCAAGTGGGAGAAGTCAGCGAGAAGCTGGGGCGTGGGAGGCATACTACGCGGCATGTCGAGCTCTATCGCCTAAGGAATGGGGCGATTGTAGCCGACACTCCCGGCTTTTCCTCCTTTGACACGGAACGCATGGAGTCCCTGAGAAAAGAATCGCTGGCCCATGCTTTCCGGGAATTTCGGCCCTATCTTGGAATGTGCAGATATGCCGGCTGTGCACATGTAAAGGAAAAAGACTGTGCAATATTGCAGGCCCTTTCCGAAGGGAAGATCCCACCCAGCCGCCATGAGAGTTATGTCCGCCTCTATGAGCAGGCAAGGGAGATCAAGGACTGGGAGCGAGTTACGAAACCATAA
- a CDS encoding DUF3794 and LysM peptidoglycan-binding domain-containing protein, whose product MELECKTTHLNCYDTVLDTTLYQEETLESIVPDACPDILRIVDTEAVVCLKSKEAQEGRIEVAGTARCAVLYVPDGAEGLRRMTISIPFTCSAEHAGLGSSCRLMAVPRVQAADARSLNPRKVLTRVSLAVEVQVFAPRTASFCDGVECESAAGIQQLGETQSACLVIAVEEKPFTFSDDLNLSGSKPTMEELLKSRVDLRCSESKIIGNKLIFKGEAELQLLYREPSGAICPASFELPFSQIMEVSGVEEDADCTLQVLLTGCDCSLDGGEGHTVAVSLAMLAQAVVREERQIALLSDVYSTVYELNAERRPYTFYRLMEHTERRVMVREILETVTPAREVCDVYVTVGAVSQSRERSQVNLSAETTVNVVYRGEDGSLCTVARTLPCSCSVELAEGASCTCRCTCPGERFATPAGGGIEVRYPLDFRYLALMPHNTTGVSDIRLDESALRNTAGQPSIVLRMVGEGERLWDIAKAYGTTMDDIVQANALGEDVLPMGQLLLIPKKR is encoded by the coding sequence ATGGAGCTGGAATGTAAGACCACCCATCTCAACTGTTACGATACCGTTCTGGACACCACCCTGTATCAGGAGGAGACCCTGGAGAGCATTGTCCCCGACGCCTGCCCGGATATCCTGCGCATCGTGGATACCGAAGCGGTGGTATGTCTCAAGAGCAAAGAAGCCCAGGAGGGGCGGATCGAGGTGGCCGGAACCGCCCGGTGCGCCGTCCTCTATGTCCCCGATGGCGCCGAAGGGCTCCGGCGGATGACCATCAGTATCCCTTTTACCTGCTCCGCAGAACACGCCGGTCTGGGGAGCAGCTGTCGGCTGATGGCCGTCCCCCGGGTCCAGGCGGCGGATGCCCGCAGTCTAAACCCCAGAAAAGTCCTCACCAGAGTGAGTCTGGCCGTGGAGGTCCAAGTATTCGCCCCCAGAACCGCCAGCTTCTGCGATGGGGTGGAGTGCGAAAGTGCCGCCGGAATCCAGCAGCTTGGCGAGACCCAATCCGCTTGCCTGGTCATAGCTGTGGAGGAAAAACCCTTTACATTTTCTGACGATCTGAACCTCTCAGGCTCCAAACCCACGATGGAAGAACTCTTGAAGAGCAGGGTGGACCTCCGCTGCAGCGAGTCCAAGATCATTGGAAACAAGCTGATCTTCAAAGGGGAGGCGGAGCTGCAGCTCTTGTACCGTGAGCCCTCCGGCGCGATCTGTCCGGCCAGCTTTGAACTGCCCTTTTCCCAGATCATGGAGGTCTCTGGTGTAGAGGAGGACGCTGACTGTACCCTCCAGGTGCTCCTCACGGGCTGTGACTGCAGCCTGGATGGAGGAGAGGGGCATACGGTCGCGGTCTCTCTTGCCATGCTGGCCCAGGCAGTGGTACGCGAGGAGCGGCAGATCGCACTGCTATCCGATGTCTACAGCACGGTCTACGAGCTGAACGCCGAGCGCCGCCCCTATACCTTCTATCGCCTTATGGAGCACACAGAGCGCAGGGTCATGGTAAGAGAGATTCTGGAGACGGTCACACCGGCCCGGGAGGTCTGCGATGTCTATGTGACCGTGGGCGCTGTGAGCCAGAGCCGGGAGAGGAGCCAGGTCAATCTGTCAGCGGAGACCACTGTCAACGTGGTTTATCGCGGCGAAGACGGAAGCCTCTGTACGGTCGCACGGACGCTGCCCTGTTCCTGTTCGGTGGAATTGGCGGAGGGGGCTTCCTGCACCTGCCGCTGTACGTGTCCCGGAGAACGATTTGCCACCCCAGCGGGCGGAGGCATAGAGGTCCGTTATCCTTTGGATTTCCGCTATCTGGCATTGATGCCGCATAACACGACCGGAGTATCCGATATCCGTCTGGATGAGAGCGCACTGCGCAATACCGCCGGTCAGCCCTCCATTGTCCTGCGGATGGTGGGCGAGGGGGAACGGCTCTGGGATATCGCCAAGGCCTACGGCACGACGATGGACGATATCGTTCAGGCCAACGCCTTGGGTGAGGACGTATTGCCCATGGGTCAGTTGCTGCTCATCCCCAAGAAGCGGTAA
- the fmt gene encoding methionyl-tRNA formyltransferase encodes MRILFMGTPEFAVPSLEALLTAGHQVCGVFTQPDKPKNRGMKLQISPVKECALSYNVPVFQPGKMRDGEALGYLRAVDPELIVVAAYGRILPDNILAYPQYGCINVHSSLLPKYRGAAPINWAILNGEAETGVTIMHMASELDAGDIICQSATPIGENETAPELFQRLAQLGAGLLLEAVGQIADGRPARVPQDAALATYAPMLSRALSPIDWNRDARSLHNQVRGLLPWPAAVAEFGGNRCKVLSTVVIDDKMEKAPGTVIEAGKNGIVMVCGGGTLLRICELQPDGGKRMKAADYLRGHPLSLG; translated from the coding sequence TTGAGGATTCTCTTTATGGGCACGCCGGAATTTGCCGTCCCCTCGCTGGAGGCTCTGCTCACCGCCGGCCATCAGGTCTGCGGGGTGTTTACGCAGCCGGATAAGCCAAAAAACAGAGGGATGAAGCTCCAGATAAGCCCTGTAAAGGAATGTGCCCTGTCATATAATGTTCCAGTGTTTCAGCCAGGCAAAATGCGGGATGGGGAGGCATTGGGGTATCTGCGCGCAGTGGACCCTGAGCTGATCGTGGTGGCGGCCTATGGGCGTATCCTGCCGGATAATATTTTGGCATATCCGCAATACGGCTGTATCAACGTCCACTCGTCCCTGCTGCCCAAATATCGTGGCGCGGCCCCCATCAACTGGGCCATCTTGAATGGCGAAGCGGAGACTGGCGTTACGATTATGCATATGGCCTCCGAGTTGGATGCCGGGGATATCATCTGTCAGTCCGCCACGCCGATTGGAGAGAATGAAACCGCGCCGGAACTCTTTCAGCGGCTTGCGCAACTGGGGGCGGGGCTGTTGCTGGAGGCGGTGGGACAAATCGCGGATGGCAGGCCCGCCAGGGTGCCTCAGGATGCCGCCCTGGCCACCTATGCGCCTATGCTGAGCCGTGCGCTCTCGCCCATCGATTGGAACCGGGACGCCCGCAGCCTCCACAATCAGGTTCGCGGGCTTCTGCCATGGCCGGCAGCCGTGGCGGAGTTTGGAGGCAACCGGTGTAAAGTGCTTTCAACTGTCGTGATTGACGACAAAATGGAGAAGGCGCCTGGGACTGTGATAGAAGCGGGGAAAAACGGCATCGTAATGGTCTGCGGCGGAGGGACGCTCCTTCGCATTTGTGAGTTGCAGCCGGATGGAGGCAAGCGGATGAAGGCCGCCGACTATCTGCGCGGGCACCCCCTGAGTTTGGGGTAG
- the rsmB gene encoding 16S rRNA (cytosine(967)-C(5))-methyltransferase RsmB: MGRVGEDIMAGNAREVALLTLSACEKQGAWSDLALKKNIHSVGLDGRDAALATRLCFGVLQNRMLLDFYIGKFSSVRVERMENRVLNALRLGVYQMAFLTRIPVSAAVNESVTLSRKYSKNPRSPGLVNGILRAVSRNMDHLPLIEEKDPARYLSIRYSHPLWLVHEFLDALGEKEAERLLATDNSEPATVAQINILRASTPEVLNALAAEGADAAPHPWLPDCVTLTGGGDLEQLSVFRDGRLYIQDAAARLAVMAAAPRPGMRVLDACAAPGGKSFGTAIAMGDRGEVLSCDIHPHKKKLIDAGAQRLGLACIRSAVQDAKSPCAQWVDAFDLVIADVPCSGLGIIRKKPDIRYKEPGPLAGLPAVQRSILENVSAYVKPGGALLYCTCTLLERENGDVVSWFLDAHPEYHTEPFELPAPIGRAAEGRLTLWPHIHGTDGFYIAKLRRDL; encoded by the coding sequence ATGGGACGAGTGGGTGAGGATATTATGGCTGGAAATGCCCGGGAAGTAGCGCTGTTGACGCTCTCCGCCTGTGAAAAACAAGGTGCGTGGTCCGACCTCGCCCTCAAGAAAAATATCCATTCCGTCGGACTGGACGGCAGGGACGCCGCCCTGGCCACCCGTCTGTGCTTTGGCGTGCTTCAGAACAGGATGCTTCTGGATTTTTATATTGGAAAGTTCTCCTCCGTGCGGGTAGAGCGTATGGAAAATCGGGTGCTCAACGCACTTCGGCTGGGCGTCTATCAGATGGCGTTTCTCACCAGGATTCCGGTCAGCGCTGCTGTCAACGAGTCGGTAACCCTTTCCCGCAAATACAGCAAGAACCCCAGAAGTCCTGGCCTGGTCAACGGGATTCTCAGGGCGGTGTCCCGAAATATGGACCACCTTCCGCTCATTGAGGAAAAAGATCCAGCCAGATACCTCTCCATTCGATACAGCCATCCGCTGTGGCTGGTACACGAGTTCCTTGACGCGCTGGGGGAAAAGGAGGCGGAGCGGCTGCTGGCGACGGATAACAGCGAACCCGCTACGGTGGCCCAGATCAATATTCTCCGGGCCTCCACGCCGGAGGTCTTAAACGCCTTGGCTGCAGAGGGGGCTGACGCTGCACCCCATCCCTGGCTGCCGGACTGTGTTACGCTGACAGGAGGGGGCGACCTGGAACAGCTCTCGGTATTCCGGGACGGACGACTCTACATCCAGGACGCGGCGGCCCGCCTCGCTGTAATGGCGGCGGCTCCCAGGCCTGGGATGCGGGTTCTGGATGCCTGCGCCGCGCCGGGGGGCAAGTCCTTTGGCACCGCCATTGCGATGGGGGACCGGGGTGAAGTTTTGTCCTGTGATATCCACCCGCACAAGAAAAAGCTCATAGACGCCGGTGCGCAGCGGCTGGGCCTGGCCTGTATCCGCTCGGCTGTGCAGGACGCCAAGTCCCCCTGTGCGCAATGGGTGGATGCCTTTGATCTAGTGATCGCCGATGTACCGTGCTCCGGCCTGGGCATCATCCGAAAAAAGCCGGACATCCGTTACAAGGAGCCGGGGCCTCTGGCTGGGCTGCCTGCCGTACAGCGTTCCATTTTGGAGAATGTATCGGCCTATGTAAAGCCGGGAGGTGCACTGTTGTACTGTACCTGTACACTGCTGGAGCGGGAGAATGGGGATGTGGTGTCTTGGTTTTTGGACGCGCATCCGGAGTATCACACAGAGCCCTTTGAACTGCCTGCTCCCATCGGGCGGGCGGCGGAGGGCAGGCTGACGCTTTGGCCCCATATTCATGGTACGGACGGATTTTACATTGCAAAGCTGCGGAGGGACCTATGA
- the pknB gene encoding Stk1 family PASTA domain-containing Ser/Thr kinase — MDQYIGKMLDNRYEILEVIGTGGMAVVYKARCHRLNRLVAIKILRDDLAKDAEFRRRFHDESQAVAMLSHPNIMAVYDVSRSSDVEYIVMELIDGITLKQYMQKKGAPLNWREALHFITQIMKALSHAHSRGIIHRDIKPQNIMVLRDGSVKVADFGIARLASAAQNTLTQEALGSVHYISPEQARGSRIDARSDIYSAGVVLYEMLTGRLPFEGDTPVSVAIQHINSIPLPPRELNPDIPEALESITMKAMAPNVENRYASADAMLSDLEEFRKNPSINFEYTPSDLFPTPGVTDEPTQIIDTHRRKAYAPASQESPRKAARGEQRKAENDDDPEEYRSSARKHKDQGGGMSVPLAVASILVFVVGIGVLLWVIFFSNIFASTTTYTVPKVTGMTLEEAREDPDVVGRFTIVEGEKVTSDTVPAGQIVSQEPAAHRQVGEDGLTITVNISAGTETITMPPVVGKEYREALVELQKYGLRPTETQYEASETITENYVIRTTPAEGTVVVPGDDILVVISSGPAVKPVTMLPVVGQMVDDAKKTLEEDLHLSVKVVTMDSDKPEGLVLYQSIASGTEVDEGTTVTLQVSNGSGTSSGETPSPSESTNPGSSSQPEDPSVNGNLKSKDVEVSLPSDGEPGDIVQVRISGKDIDQSKSAERRVGNVHFTVWGTGTQEIKVYIDGDFIGTVTVNFDT, encoded by the coding sequence ATGGATCAGTACATAGGGAAAATGCTGGATAACCGGTATGAGATACTGGAGGTCATCGGCACCGGCGGCATGGCGGTGGTCTACAAAGCCCGCTGTCACCGGCTCAACCGCTTGGTGGCCATCAAGATCCTCCGGGACGATCTGGCAAAGGACGCTGAGTTCCGCCGCCGGTTCCACGATGAGTCCCAAGCTGTGGCGATGCTGTCCCATCCCAATATCATGGCCGTTTATGACGTGAGCCGTTCCTCCGACGTGGAATATATCGTGATGGAACTTATCGACGGCATTACTCTCAAGCAGTATATGCAGAAGAAGGGTGCGCCCCTCAATTGGCGGGAGGCACTCCATTTCATTACCCAGATCATGAAGGCCCTGTCCCATGCCCACAGCAGAGGCATCATACACCGGGATATCAAGCCCCAGAACATCATGGTCCTCCGGGACGGCAGCGTCAAGGTGGCTGACTTCGGGATCGCCCGGCTGGCTTCCGCTGCTCAGAATACGCTGACGCAGGAGGCACTGGGCTCCGTCCACTATATCTCGCCGGAGCAGGCGAGGGGCAGCCGGATCGACGCGCGCAGCGATATCTATTCCGCCGGCGTCGTTCTCTATGAGATGCTTACCGGACGGCTCCCTTTTGAGGGGGATACCCCTGTCTCCGTGGCCATTCAGCATATCAACTCAATTCCGTTGCCTCCCAGAGAGCTGAATCCCGATATCCCCGAGGCCCTCGAGAGCATCACGATGAAGGCTATGGCACCCAATGTGGAAAATCGCTATGCCAGCGCCGACGCCATGCTCTCTGATTTGGAGGAATTCCGCAAAAATCCCAGCATCAATTTTGAGTATACGCCTTCCGACCTCTTTCCTACACCAGGCGTTACTGACGAGCCGACTCAGATCATTGATACGCACCGGCGAAAAGCTTACGCCCCAGCGTCCCAGGAATCCCCTCGTAAGGCGGCGCGCGGAGAACAGCGCAAGGCGGAGAATGACGACGACCCGGAGGAATACCGCAGCTCTGCCAGAAAACACAAGGACCAAGGCGGTGGCATGTCCGTCCCGCTGGCAGTGGCGTCTATCCTAGTGTTTGTGGTCGGGATCGGCGTTCTGCTGTGGGTCATCTTCTTCAGCAATATTTTTGCCAGCACGACTACCTATACCGTCCCCAAAGTGACAGGGATGACGCTGGAAGAGGCCCGGGAGGACCCGGATGTGGTCGGGCGATTTACCATTGTAGAGGGAGAAAAAGTGACCAGCGATACGGTGCCGGCTGGACAGATTGTCTCCCAGGAACCAGCGGCCCACCGCCAGGTAGGAGAGGACGGCCTTACCATTACGGTCAACATCAGTGCCGGTACCGAGACCATCACCATGCCGCCCGTAGTGGGTAAGGAGTATCGCGAGGCCCTGGTAGAACTGCAAAAATATGGACTGCGCCCCACAGAAACGCAGTATGAGGCCTCTGAGACCATTACAGAGAACTATGTGATCCGTACCACGCCCGCTGAGGGAACGGTCGTGGTGCCGGGCGACGATATCCTTGTGGTGATCAGCTCCGGTCCTGCGGTCAAGCCGGTGACGATGCTACCCGTTGTGGGCCAAATGGTGGACGACGCCAAAAAGACACTGGAGGAGGACCTGCACCTGTCGGTAAAGGTGGTCACGATGGACAGCGACAAGCCCGAGGGTCTGGTCCTGTACCAGAGCATCGCGTCCGGCACAGAGGTGGACGAGGGGACTACTGTGACCCTTCAGGTCAGCAACGGCTCCGGCACATCCTCCGGAGAGACGCCCAGCCCCAGCGAGAGCACAAATCCTGGCAGCAGTTCCCAGCCGGAAGATCCCTCTGTCAACGGGAATCTCAAGTCAAAAGATGTGGAGGTTTCTCTGCCCAGTGACGGTGAGCCAGGGGATATCGTCCAGGTCCGCATTTCCGGGAAGGATATCGACCAGTCTAAGAGCGCCGAACGCCGGGTTGGAAATGTTCACTTTACTGTGTGGGGAACCGGAACACAGGAGATAAAAGTCTACATTGACGGCGATTTTATCGGTACTGTGACCGTCAACTTTGACACCTGA
- the rlmN gene encoding 23S rRNA (adenine(2503)-C(2))-methyltransferase RlmN, whose protein sequence is MTDIKSMTQEEMAAWLKELGEPAFRAKQVFTWLHRGAISFEEMTDLSKSLREKLSRECVITKPEVERKQVSAQDGTIKYLWRLGDKNCIETVLMRYRHGNTVCISSQVGCRMGCAFCASTLGGKVRNLTPSEMLDQVLFTQLDAGVTISNIVLMGIGEPLDNFDTVLRFLELVNHPDGLHIGMRHISLSTCGLTDKIDKLAEHGLQLTLSVSLHAPDDETRSRIMPVNRSVGVEKLFAACRRYFEVTGRRISYEYAMIDGVNDSDWQADLLAAHLKGTPGHVNLIPLNEVKESPLKPSRRVAAFQRRLEQQGINVTVRRKLGGDIDASCGQLRRKAMQES, encoded by the coding sequence ATGACCGATATCAAATCCATGACCCAGGAGGAGATGGCCGCATGGCTCAAAGAGCTGGGGGAACCGGCCTTTCGTGCTAAACAGGTGTTTACCTGGCTCCACCGCGGGGCCATATCCTTTGAGGAGATGACCGATCTCTCCAAGTCATTGAGGGAGAAGCTGTCCCGCGAATGTGTGATCACGAAGCCGGAGGTGGAGCGGAAACAGGTCTCCGCGCAGGATGGCACGATCAAATATCTCTGGCGTCTGGGAGATAAAAATTGCATTGAGACGGTTTTGATGCGCTACCGCCATGGGAATACTGTATGCATCTCTTCCCAGGTAGGGTGCCGAATGGGCTGCGCCTTCTGTGCGTCCACCCTGGGGGGCAAGGTGCGGAACTTGACCCCATCTGAGATGTTGGATCAGGTGCTCTTCACCCAACTGGACGCAGGGGTGACCATATCCAATATCGTGCTGATGGGGATAGGAGAACCGCTGGATAATTTTGACACCGTACTCCGCTTTTTAGAGCTGGTCAATCATCCGGACGGCCTTCATATCGGGATGCGGCATATCTCTCTGTCCACCTGCGGGCTCACAGACAAAATTGACAAATTGGCGGAACATGGGTTACAATTAACATTGTCTGTTTCACTCCATGCCCCGGACGACGAGACCCGCAGCCGTATTATGCCGGTGAACCGCTCGGTAGGTGTGGAAAAATTGTTTGCCGCCTGCCGCCGCTATTTTGAAGTTACGGGACGGCGTATTTCCTATGAGTACGCCATGATCGACGGGGTGAATGACAGCGACTGGCAGGCCGATTTGCTCGCCGCGCATCTGAAGGGGACGCCGGGCCATGTGAATCTCATCCCCCTCAATGAGGTCAAGGAGAGCCCGCTGAAACCCAGCCGCAGGGTCGCCGCATTCCAAAGACGATTGGAGCAGCAGGGTATCAACGTCACGGTCCGGCGGAAGCTGGGAGGGGATATCGACGCCTCCTGTGGTCAGCTCCGTCGGAAAGCCATGCAGGAATCGTGA
- the def gene encoding peptide deformylase — protein sequence MALRKILTDRDPVLHKTSRPVTNFDDRLYDLLDDLKETLANAGGAGLAAPQVGILRRCVIVVDENDEMLELVNPEVIERSEEIQDGFEGCLSVPGMWGMVERPMRVKVRAQDRTGAFFEAEGAGIVARCFCHEIDHLDGHLFTELTDHLYTQKELDEMMEAEEGKKR from the coding sequence ATGGCATTGAGAAAAATTTTGACCGACCGGGACCCGGTGCTGCACAAGACATCCCGTCCCGTTACTAATTTTGACGACAGGCTCTATGATTTGCTGGACGACCTCAAAGAGACCCTCGCCAACGCGGGCGGCGCCGGCCTTGCAGCTCCCCAGGTGGGAATTCTGCGCCGCTGCGTCATTGTAGTGGACGAGAATGATGAGATGCTGGAACTGGTCAATCCCGAGGTCATTGAACGCTCGGAGGAGATCCAGGACGGCTTTGAGGGCTGTCTCAGCGTACCCGGGATGTGGGGGATGGTGGAGCGCCCTATGCGTGTAAAGGTCCGGGCCCAGGACCGTACCGGCGCATTCTTCGAGGCGGAGGGGGCTGGTATCGTGGCCCGATGCTTCTGCCATGAGATCGACCACCTGGACGGGCATCTCTTTACGGAACTCACCGACCACCTCTACACCCAAAAGGAGCTGGACGAGATGATGGAGGCGGAGGAGGGAAAAAAGCGTTGA
- a CDS encoding Stp1/IreP family PP2C-type Ser/Thr phosphatase: MNIWGITDTGVVREQNQDYYHIELLEENVGLAVVCDGMGGAKAGNVASHMAVETFLETAGAQPPEQWKNEPEAVLHFAAEQANQAVYFRAGIDPDCRGMGTTMVAALVVEQTAYLLNIGDSRAYLIRPDGISRLTRDHSVVEALVARGEITPEEARQHPQKNLITRVLGAEAKLRADLYRQQLSPGDVLLLCSDGLINVVTDQEVLYEVLHGGPAEDCCQRLLDIALSRGAPDNVTVVLLQM; the protein is encoded by the coding sequence ATGAACATATGGGGTATCACCGACACAGGTGTGGTCCGGGAACAAAATCAGGATTACTATCATATCGAGCTACTCGAGGAGAATGTGGGACTTGCCGTCGTCTGTGACGGTATGGGTGGCGCCAAGGCCGGCAATGTGGCCAGCCATATGGCGGTGGAGACCTTTCTCGAAACGGCCGGGGCGCAGCCGCCAGAACAGTGGAAAAATGAACCGGAGGCTGTGCTTCACTTCGCTGCGGAGCAGGCCAACCAGGCGGTCTACTTCCGCGCCGGTATCGACCCCGATTGCCGCGGTATGGGCACCACGATGGTAGCTGCGCTTGTGGTGGAGCAGACGGCCTATCTGCTGAACATCGGGGACAGCCGGGCATATCTGATTCGACCTGACGGCATCAGTCGCCTTACCCGGGATCACTCCGTGGTGGAGGCCCTGGTGGCCAGGGGAGAGATCACCCCAGAAGAGGCCCGGCAGCACCCTCAAAAAAATCTCATCACCAGAGTCTTGGGGGCGGAAGCCAAACTCCGCGCCGACCTGTACCGCCAACAGCTCAGTCCCGGAGACGTACTGCTCCTCTGTTCGGACGGGCTCATCAACGTGGTCACCGACCAGGAGGTCCTCTATGAGGTCCTGCACGGCGGCCCGGCTGAGGACTGCTGCCAGCGCCTGCTGGATATCGCACTGTCCCGGGGCGCTCCGGACAATGTGACCGTGGTCCTGCTTCAGATGTAA